In Rhinoraja longicauda isolate Sanriku21f chromosome 13, sRhiLon1.1, whole genome shotgun sequence, one genomic interval encodes:
- the LOC144599164 gene encoding extracellular calcium-sensing receptor-like, with protein MIFAIKEINRDHTLLPNITLGYRIHDSCASPSQALRAALTLISGQAATSPDLTCTGAAPVPVIIGESGSSQSISISRAVAPFGVPMVSYFSTCACLSNKREYPTFFRTVPSDLFQAKALAQLVKYFGWTWIGTIAGDNDYGQYGVQAFTEQVKQAGACIAFSETILRTYSKERILKIIGTIKRSTAKVILAFASEGDLYPLLREIVHQNISGIQWIASEAWITASRPSTKHNFQSLGGTIGFASHKMKIPEFGKFLSSLRPSNSTGSFLDAFWETLFGCSFKAEMHDSAFNTAKCTGQEDLQKVNDSFFDINELRVTYNVYKGVYAIAHGLHNLLFCRDKLLGANLCANVSNIDPWQLFHHLKDVRFTNRLGEQVYFDPKGDPPASYDIINWQMNNKGLVQHVTVGYFDTSAAPGEEFVINEDIILWHGNQRAVPQSICSEHCPPGTRKATQDGQPVCCFDCISCAEDEISNSTDSIECMKCPLEYWSSEDRQQCVRKDIEFLSFNDTMGMILGTVALLGTLTTLVIASLFVYRKDTPIVKGNNAELSFLLLFSLGLCFLCSLTFIGRPSHWSCALRHTLFGITFALCVSCLLVKTVVVLSAFKATVPQTRTMKWFGAAQQRLIVCGCTVLQILICATWLAMAPPFPSKNTRYHNTKVLLECDVGSPIAFYCVLGYIGVLSGLCFVLAFLARELPGKFNEAKLITFSMIIFCAVWLTFIPAYVSSPGKYTVAVEIFAILSSSFGLLFCIFVPKCYIILFKPEENTKKGLMGKGTFKKS; from the exons TCGATATCCATTTCAAGAGCAGTCGCTCCCTTTGGAGTCCCAATG GTTAGTTATTTCTCTACCTGTGCATGCCTTAGCAACAAGCGGGAATACCCAACATTTTTTAGAACAGTCCCAAGCGACTTATTTCAAGCCAAGGCTTTAGCTCAGCTGGTAAAGTACTTTGGCTGGACTTGGATTGGAACCATTGCCGGAGACAATGATTATGGCCAGTATGGGGTCCAAGCATTTACTGAGCAGGTGAAGCAAGCTGGGGCCTGCATCGCTTTTTCAGAAACAATTCTCAGAACATACTCCAAAGAGAGGATACTCAAGATCATAGGGACCATAAAAAGGTCAACTGCCAAGGTCATCCTGGCCTTCGCCTCCGAGGGCGACCTTTACCCTCTGCTGAGAGAAATTGTCCATCAGAACATCTCTGGGATTCAGTGGATAGCGAGTGAGGCTTGGATTACTGCATCGAGACCTTCCACCAAGCACAATTTCCAATCTCTCGGGGGCACGATTGGATTTGCAAGCCACAAAATGAAAATCCCCGAATTTGGAAAATTCCTCTCAAGTCTGCGCCCTTCAAATTCTACTGGGAGCTTCCTGGATGCTTTCTGGGAGACACTGtttggttgctcttttaaagCAGAAATGCATGACTCTGCATTTAACACTGCGAAATGCACAGGTCAAGAGGACTTACAGAAGGTGAATGATTCCTTCTTTGACATCAATGAATTGCGAGTGACTTATAATGTCTACAAAGGAGTTTATGCCATCGCGCATGGCCTCCACAATCTGCTATTTTGTCGAGATAAATTATTGGGAGCTAATCTCTGTGCCAACGTTTCAAATATTGATCCATGGCAG CTCTTTCATCACTTGAAAGATGTAAGATTCACCAACCGTCTTGGGGAGCAAGTATATTTTGATCCCAAAGGTGATCCACCTGCATCGTATGATATCATAAACTGGCAGATGAATAACAAGGGCTTGGTTCAACATGTAACAGTCGGCTACTTTGACACATCTGCGGCACCGGGAGAAGAGTTTGTGATAAATGAAGATATTATTCTCTGGCATGGGAACCAAAGAGCA GTCCCACAGTCCATCTGCAGTGAACATTGCCCACCTGGCACTCGAAAAGCTACACAAGATGGGCAACCTGTTTGCTGCTTTGACTGCATCTCATGTGCCGAGGACGAAATcagcaactcaacag ATTCAATAGAATGCATGAAGTGCCCCTTGGAATATTGGTCCAGTGAGGACAGACAACAGTGTGTACGTAAAGACATTGAGTTCCTTTCATTTAATGATACAATGGGAATGATACTGGGGACTGTGGCATTGCTCGGAACGTTGACCACTCTCGTTATTGCATCTCTCTTCGTGTACCGCAAGGATACGCCCATCGTCAAGGGCAATAATGCTGAGCTCAGTTTCCTGCTGCTGTTTTCCCTGGGACTTTGCTTCCTGTGCTCGCTCACCTTCATCGGCCGCCCTTCCCACTGGTCCTGCGCACTGCGGCACACTCTTTTCGGGATCACGTTTGCCCTCTGCGTATCCTGCCTGCTGGTCAAGACTGTTGTGGTGCTGTCGGCCTTTAAGGCGACTGTGCCCCAGACGAGGACAATGAAGTGGTTCGGAGCAGCCCAGCAGAGACTCATCGTTTGTGGGTGCACCGTCCTCCAAATTCTGATCTGCGCCACCTGGCTTGCTATGGCTCCACCCTTCCCATCGAAGAACACAAGATACCACAACACAAAGGTTCTCCTGGAGTGTGATGTAGGATCTCCAATAGCTTTCTACTGCGTATTGGGCTACATCGGTGTTTTATCCGGCTTGTGTTTTGTGCTGGCTTTTCTAGCCAGGGAGCTCCCTGGGAAATTCAATGAGGCCAAACTCATAACCTTCAGCATGATCATCTTCTGTGCTGTTTGGCTGACCTTCATTCCAGCCTACGTCAGCTCACCGGGAAAGTACACGGTCGCCGTCGAAATCTTTGCTATTCTGTCCTCCAGCTTTGGTTTGCTCTTCTGCATTTTCGTTCCCAAGTGCTACATTATCTTGTTCAAACCGGAGGAAAATACCAAGAAGGGCTTGATGGGGAAAGGCACTTTCAAAAAGAGTTAA